TTGCGACGCCCCCGGGCACCTCATCCACCGCACCCGACGCATGTCGCCGGCACGGAGCTGACGGCGTTGACCACCCGCGCTCCGGAGACGGCCGCGAGCTTGCCCGAATCGTCCGCGCCCGCCCTCGCCTGCGCGTAACCTTTCCCGCATGAACGCACCGGCCCTCCCCGTTTCCGAGCCCGTCCCCCGGTCGATCCGGGACGCGGTGGCCGACGAGCGGCTGCCCGCCCTCGTCGTCGATCTCGACGCCGTCGACGCCAACGCCGACGATCTGCTCCGCCGCGCCGGCGGCACGCCGATCCGGGTGGCGTCGAAGTCGCTGCGCATCCCGGAGCTGATCTCCCACGTGCTGGCCAAGCCCGGTTTCCAGGGCGTGCTGGCGTACACGTTGGCCGAAGCGCTGATGCTGTTTTCGGAGGGCATCAGCGACGACATCCTCGTCGCCTACCCCACCGCGGATGACGCCGCGCTGGCCGAACTCGCCGCCGACGCGGGGGCGCGCGCCGCCATCGCGATCATGGTCGACTCCGCGGAACAGCTGCCCGCCCTCGCCCGCCACGCCTCGGAGGATGCCCCGCTGCGGATCTGCCTCGACATCGACGCCTCGTGGGCGCCCGCGCCGGGCGTGCACATCGGCACGCTGCGCTCCCCCACCCATTCCCCGCGCCAGGCGGCGGACCTGGCGCGCGCCGTGGATTCCACGCCGGGGCTGCGCGTGGTCGGCGTGATGATGTACGAGGGCCACATCGCCGGAGTCGGCGACGCCGGCGCCGGCCCGCGCGCCACCGCCATCCGGATCATGCAGAAGCTGTCGCGCCGCGAGCTGGCCAAGCGCCGCGCCAGGGTCGTCGCCGCGGTCGAGCGGGCGGTGGGCCCGCTGGAGCTGGTCAACGGCGGCGGCACCGGTTCGCTGGAATCGACGTGCGCCGAACGCGCCGTCACCGAGGCGGCGGCCGGTTCCGGATTCGTCGCGCCGACTCTTTTCGACGGCTACCGCGCATTCACACTGCGGCCGGCCAGCTGGTTCGTCCTGCCCGTCGTCAGGCGCCCGAAGAAGGACACGGTCACCGTCGCCGGCGGCGGCCGCATCGCATCCGGACCGGCCGGCGGGGACCGCCTGCCCAGCCCCGTGCACCCCGCCGGGCTGACCTACGCGGCCGACGAAGGGCCGGGCGAAGTGCAGACGCCGCTGACCGGCGACGCCGCGCACACGCTTCGCATCGGCGACGCCGTGTGGTTCCGCCACGCGAAAGCCGGCGAAACCGCCGAGCACGCGAATGAAGCGGTCGTCGTCTCCGGCGGCGACATCGTCGGCCGCTGGGCCACCTACCGAGGAAAGGGACTGATCTACTCGTGAACGACAACAGGTGGAGCAATTGGGCCGGCACCCAGACATGCGTCCCGGGTGCCGTGCATCAGCCGGCGGATGCGGCCGAAGTCGGCCGCATCGTGCGGGAGGCGGCGGCGTCGGGCGGCACCGTGCGTCCGCTGGGCGCCGGGCATTCCTTCACCCCGGTCGCCGTCACCGACGGCCACCGGGTGCAGCTGGACAAGATGCGCGGATTCGTCGGGGCCGATCCCGACGCGGGCACGGTGACGCTGCGCGCCGGCACCCGCCTGCGCGACGTCCCCGGCATCCTGCGGCCGCGCGGCCTGGCGCTGGCCAACCAGGGCGACGTCGACCCGCAGGCGCTGGCCGGCGCGGTGTCCACCGGCACCCACGGCACCGGCCTGGGCTTCACGGGGTTCGCCGGGATGGTCCGGGGTTTCCGCGTCGTGGGCGCCGACGGCGAAGAGGTCCACGCATACGAGGGCGCCCCCGGCGTGGCGGGCGAGCTGTTCCGCCTGGCCCGGCTGGGCCTGGGCGCCTTCGGCGTGATCACCGAGCTGACGCTCGACGCGGTGCCTGCCTTCCGACTGTCCGCCGACGAGCACGCCGAGGACTTCGACGAGGTCCGCCGCACCTTCCCGGAGCGCGTCGCCGCCGTCGACCACATGGAGTTCTACTGGTTCCCCGGCACCGACCGGGCGCTGGTGAAGGAGAACACGCGCCTGCCGGGCATCGAGGACATGGCCTCCGCCAACGCCCCGGGGCTGCTGGGCCGGGCGGGCGAGTTCATCGCCGACGAGGTCATCAACAACGCCGGCCTGCTGGCCCTCTGCGAGATCGCCAGGACCGCGCCGACGCTGACGCGGAAGCTGAACGACTTCGCGTCGAAGACGGTGTCCACCCGCCGGTACGTCGACGAGGCCCACAAGGTCTTCGTCTCGCCGCGCCGCGTGCGCTTCGCCGAGATGGAGTACGCGATCCCGCTGGAGTCGCTGCCCGAGGTCCTCGACGAGGTGCGCCGCATCATCGACCGCCACCACGCGTGGGTGTCGTTCCCCCTGGAGATCCGCGCCGCCAAGGGCGATGACGTCGCCCTGTCCACCGCCTACGGGCGCGACAGCGCGTACATCGCGGCGCACCGCTACCACCGCGAGGATCACCGCCAGTACTTCGATCTGCTCGAGCCGATCTTCCTGGCCGCGGGCGGCCGCCCGCACTGGGGCAAGCTGCACACCCTGGGCGCCGAGCAGTTGCGCGAGCGCTACCCGCTTTTCGACGACGTCGCCGCGCTGCGCCGCCGGGTCGACCCGGAAGGCGTGTTCCTCAACGAGCACCTGCGGGAGCTCTTCGGGGCCTGACCGGCCGCGCGCCGTGCGGTGCGGTCAACCCTCCAACCGCTCGGCGCGCCGGCGCCGGCGGTTGCGCCGGTGGCGCAGCAGGAGGTCGGTGACGAACACCGCCACAGCCACCCAGATGATGACGTAACCCAGCCAGCGGGCGGGTTCGAGCTGCTCGCCGGCGATGAAGATGGCGATGCTCATCTGCATCATCGGCGTGATGTACTGCATCAGGCCGATGGTGGACAACGGGATCTTCTTGGCTCCGACGCCGAAGAGGAGCAGCGGCAGGGCCGTCGCAAGGCCGGAGGACGCCAGCAGCAGGGCGTGCCCGGTTCCCTCCGCCGTGAAGGTGCCGGTACCGCGCTCACCCAGGTCGACGAGGTACGCGATGGCCAGCGGCGCCATGATCAGCGACTCCGCCGTCAGCGACGCCGTCGCCGAGAGGCTGACGCGCTTCTTCAGCAGCCCGTAGAAACCGAAGCTGAACGCCAACAGCAGGGCGAGCACCGGGGGCCGGCCGACGCCGATGGTCAGGACGATCACCGCGACCGCCGCGATGCCGACGGACCACTTCTGCAGGAACGTCAGGCGCTCCTTGAGGAAGATGACGCCCAGCAGCACCGAGACCAGCGGGTTGATGAAGTAGCCCAGCGCGGCCTCGGCGATGTGGCCCGAGTTGACCGCGTAAACGTAGACGCCCCAGTTGACGGCGATGAAGGCCGCCGCGGCGGCGACGATGCCCCATGTGCGCGGGGACGCCCCGCGAAGTTCGCGCCACTTGCGCAGCGCGAGCAGGATCACGGCCATGACCGCGAGGGTCCACACGAACCGGTGGGCGAGGATCTCCACCGGGCCCGCGGGCTGCAGCAGCGGGAAGTACAGCGGGAACGCGCCCCACAGCAGATAAGCGAGAAATGCCTCGATCACGGCGCCCTCGTTCCGGGGGCGGGGGCGGGTGCCGGCGCGGGAGCGGGTGCGGCGCCCGCGGCGGGAGCCGGAGGCCGCGGCTGCGCGGGGGCGGGAGCGCCCACCCGGGCGGGAGCCGGAGCAGGGGCACCGACCGGTGCGGGGGCGCCAACCGGTGCGCCGACCGGTGCGGGGGCCGGAGCCGGTGCGGGGGCATCACCTCGGCCCGGCGCCGGAGCCGGAGCGGGGGCGCCGCCCGGCTCGGGCGGCGGCGCGGGCGCACCGTCCGGTTCCGGAACCGGCGCGGGCCCGGGATCGGGCAGCGGCAGCGGGCGCACGCCGAAGCGGCCGATGACCGCGTCGGCGGCCAACGCCTCCACCGCGGCGACGCCCGGGCGCCCCTCGATCGAGCGGAGCGCCCCGAGCGTGCCCCGAACCAGCAAGCCAGTCACGCCCGTCCCTCCGGTGCCCCGGGCAGCGGGGCCGGCGGAGCGCCCGAGCAGGGCCAATTCCCGTTCGATGATCGTGGCGCGCGTCTCTCCGGCCACCGGCTCGGGCAGGCTGCGCGAGACGATCTGCCCCACGTACATCGTCCCCACGCGCAGGCCGTCGAGCCCGGCTACCGCCGCGGCCGCGGTCGCGGCGTCGGCGGGCGGGTCGAAGGACACGAGCGCCCAGTGCAGGTCGGACGCGGCGGACGCCGAGCCATCGGCCAACGGCGGCGGAGTGAGCAGCGTCTTCGCCGCGCGCGCGGCGTATTCGGCGATGGGTTCGCCGGATTCGGCGCCGACCATGTCGCCGTTGACGTTCATGGGCCCGTGCACCCGGTTCGACCCCGCCATCAGGATCAGCGTGAGCGCCAGTCCGAGAGTGCAGACGATCGCGACGATCGCCGCGACGGGGCTGACCTCGCCGCGCTTCTTCTCGGGCTCGGGGGCGCGGTGGCGGCTCATTGGGCCCTCA
This genomic stretch from Corynebacterium hansenii harbors:
- a CDS encoding alanine racemase, which encodes MNAPALPVSEPVPRSIRDAVADERLPALVVDLDAVDANADDLLRRAGGTPIRVASKSLRIPELISHVLAKPGFQGVLAYTLAEALMLFSEGISDDILVAYPTADDAALAELAADAGARAAIAIMVDSAEQLPALARHASEDAPLRICLDIDASWAPAPGVHIGTLRSPTHSPRQAADLARAVDSTPGLRVVGVMMYEGHIAGVGDAGAGPRATAIRIMQKLSRRELAKRRARVVAAVERAVGPLELVNGGGTGSLESTCAERAVTEAAAGSGFVAPTLFDGYRAFTLRPASWFVLPVVRRPKKDTVTVAGGGRIASGPAGGDRLPSPVHPAGLTYAADEGPGEVQTPLTGDAAHTLRIGDAVWFRHAKAGETAEHANEAVVVSGGDIVGRWATYRGKGLIYS
- a CDS encoding D-arabinono-1,4-lactone oxidase, with protein sequence MNDNRWSNWAGTQTCVPGAVHQPADAAEVGRIVREAAASGGTVRPLGAGHSFTPVAVTDGHRVQLDKMRGFVGADPDAGTVTLRAGTRLRDVPGILRPRGLALANQGDVDPQALAGAVSTGTHGTGLGFTGFAGMVRGFRVVGADGEEVHAYEGAPGVAGELFRLARLGLGAFGVITELTLDAVPAFRLSADEHAEDFDEVRRTFPERVAAVDHMEFYWFPGTDRALVKENTRLPGIEDMASANAPGLLGRAGEFIADEVINNAGLLALCEIARTAPTLTRKLNDFASKTVSTRRYVDEAHKVFVSPRRVRFAEMEYAIPLESLPEVLDEVRRIIDRHHAWVSFPLEIRAAKGDDVALSTAYGRDSAYIAAHRYHREDHRQYFDLLEPIFLAAGGRPHWGKLHTLGAEQLRERYPLFDDVAALRRRVDPEGVFLNEHLRELFGA
- the rarD gene encoding EamA family transporter RarD; translated protein: MIEAFLAYLLWGAFPLYFPLLQPAGPVEILAHRFVWTLAVMAVILLALRKWRELRGASPRTWGIVAAAAAFIAVNWGVYVYAVNSGHIAEAALGYFINPLVSVLLGVIFLKERLTFLQKWSVGIAAVAVIVLTIGVGRPPVLALLLAFSFGFYGLLKKRVSLSATASLTAESLIMAPLAIAYLVDLGERGTGTFTAEGTGHALLLASSGLATALPLLLFGVGAKKIPLSTIGLMQYITPMMQMSIAIFIAGEQLEPARWLGYVIIWVAVAVFVTDLLLRHRRNRRRRRAERLEG